From Manduca sexta isolate Smith_Timp_Sample1 unplaced genomic scaffold, JHU_Msex_v1.0 HiC_scaffold_3307, whole genome shotgun sequence, the proteins below share one genomic window:
- the LOC119188572 gene encoding uncharacterized protein LOC119188572 produces MGSKVYYVLMLALSFYVVQLCAFPRNSVAFEKQHESLPHADYIVTQKTESHEKTTAEPKLPGRIWCQYEEVTEDAICQEHCIPKGYSYGLCISNTCSCI; encoded by the exons atgggCTCTAAAGTCTATTACGTTCTAATGCTGGCTCTTTCATTTTATGTTGTGCAATTGTGTGCGTTTCCGAGAAACAGTGTGGCGTTTGAAAAACAACATGAATCACTTCCACATGCAGATTATATCGTGACACAGAAGACAGAATCACACGAAAAGACTACTGCAG AACCAAAACTGCCAGGACGAATTTGGTGCCAATATGAAGAAGTAACAGAGGACGCTATTTGTCAAGAGCACTGCATACCCAAAGGATATTCATACGGATTATGTATCAGCAACACTTGTagctgtatataa